A single Anopheles arabiensis isolate DONGOLA chromosome 2, AaraD3, whole genome shotgun sequence DNA region contains:
- the LOC120895349 gene encoding calcineurin-binding protein cabin-1-like, which yields MIRISALNEEESDEDSNGFDTELIVTKEAEETIAISEYVRALQMKNENKQQDALELLLELLDTQVINDVASTQTDSKLFAVKYNCYRNIGLIYEEQGNDRLAIEFLMKAMDLDETDVYTMSRLARMALKTGHLQISKLYFEKCLKRNPNHWPSMEGLLRVFCSASNVVEAYGWASQCHRKDGRNKLYVDVLRAIRERFKSTLPYLDTVFTVPPVFDFTEAEKQRPLARALETFDELFKPCHPAEEPVDITAMPETLKNVLKIDDLSFETIGNALVQVNCLMEELDLKCVFMVDTDALFCEHRKEQPEPMEDDVEMAPLPTESATDVSTAKDDNRMETEEDELCEEANDANGAGGAVKSNDETNGNGTSAADSADSGVDANEQAKNKARRRGSELKILEQWGWHKNRRSTRKKSVQEVNDPVDATVDSFFKQAVKQHLSEELQFKDSPFTVEEEKELKRVTVNKQEEGNRTGSPKEHVQQITTQLDFCSECDLHNFIAEMKKNDIDVYALMYGFLAHVSKSWGVAMKPELRTLYLKVHSFFVEFTDYDAWNQLSEERLEVIFQITLFHLELKLDAGLAKCREEDTNSVFDQFDEEVFHRCRFYVDSLPNLQIVMLYRIRLLWIAYILDCSMQKFDLALDNLYTIQELVESSDGSRVELSFPNQKANTRISSSSVRELIGETERKLRIERVKRHYDAGEHEQVVDILKDTLRYYTSVGNPNETILSLTIQMQMLLESLWNMAEMEECFLWSEKSFTYSVQQFITAPVQHDSKMSRMWANNINFALLYIESIIKQEGVVMIDILGKNLSRLLQSLHRLLTHQLDPSGEKNYTAQLCLIECWRAWIVLYYILERQDDMDSSVKLNRTPAIADQSGALELEPERLCNSIMMCFVAHELLGKKNWCSKGDSGLLFHTLDVVVPKIRSPMLEPFREILNEYLEQVTYCLYGYPQKRPRLRHIQDHCAAQVSLTWERAIQLFDLYRPDRLPDFNSYKLESISTDMEALLQRIILLIPSDINMMKLSRPISEFIDGKGNTLPEGANILQSEVKPIFYLLADFYFKTQDFTRAIKYYVMDLALEPARFDSWAGISLSKASKIETKLNSTEVIPLQEFLDETDNGMKCFDQCLQLNEEDSQLWIEYGSFAYNIHSFCSRSLKLLSDTLSMESFALVETHKERCLDIAFTCFNKVSLIKLCAAGDGIDEQQQLQPNQDNGPTHEDEIWLHHYMLGKIAEKKKEHPAVYLTHYLKSAKYLYECNATYPIKINHSSPSQLAIEALEIFYRINAAIMKYVEQHSPINKKTSRLFLRTLKELSTSPFAVNRAKINETMLKRKISPNGGNAGGPVEMDVSVASPKVGKSGETTTAAVQPDGASNAPTTVEEGDKAPMQQAGGTTPTLNSPKPVETQPATDDVLVLEDENVPSPATTGANPPPPAGRVLEHIRVEELKQLGDPQNPSLRRGSQESAITSTTTTTTTTTSTSSSSSDSSDSDTDSSSDSDSDSTSTDDELINQQTISPAQRDTIFKLCIKNLEECITRFPEHYKSMYRLIHHFMHAPGATKSFESARQLLLGTYRTTLGNQIPGLFTERKTTNFFNGLWRIPASDIDRPGNFASHISKCVIVLMETLKEFSEHEVLLELALQLQRTPEPDKKYLNDFERKELVQQAILFCVQVYRSILKKASDGHNDAELLSLMVDVYKAYRKIIKHMQSKEPLFATVLIDAYRAFISDKGLKLPDNASLLDLAVKLCTYEINYRKTQEKQQNAASGTGAGGAGTSSNGGNGSKQMLTSGELPATMIVPMQPISANFIPGLTKQNRRLGGTKSSAVNPSLPAAASSIATSSTVEQTVVQQQGYSGPSGQYARTSVSSMMSELSSRVTITPIMHDAAATSTAGASGSKITSSAASTMPTMGGASTTTTTKSMAFSATSPNELLLPMPTGSAAPLPAVSALAQQLPASSSTTNPAALFQQYLKLFSTIPNIASLGTNPMMTAALNEYLTTLKMQKQAVSMSPNTDRSTSTPSPLPLLPAGLQKGMVGKDYQPPTAGGSKKASGGKSAASSTITSINLDQLPQQQQQHQPHQQHQLATITLTPMSTLTGTLPTKKDARVSSPFGSASQRVSSPSPILTITPSEGPIPARHKEPAGSRKTKGKGKAGNAAGQQSRPTPYSRPVHSHQAAISQLGVPGLSIEPVLVQPPMAGGSKPATGANVNRTDKTLPAAAGLGVGAGSLPKDLLASYAELLQKYPTMARSLLMSMKGGDRTTQQTATGGGGGGGGRKQSAKQSNKASSTNTMAMQAAMVSMAAAAGTGAGGGSGPVGPAGGSRFTASPTTTTGGMPRISATITPVASGAFQADGYSRGAKSAIGSGSGSAGRSSPSMAAHTMGVGPSQQQAKTLQQKLAERQKANKARESEGATGPKQGPPSSNTKPKPMDDPDDVIVLE from the exons ATGATTCGAATTTCAGCACTAAACGAGGAAGAATCCGACGAAGATAGCAATGGATTCGATACGGAGTTAATAGTGACGAAGGAAGCAGAG GAAACCATTGCCATCTCGGAGTATGTGCGCGCTCTGCAGATGAAAAATGAGAACAAGCAGCAAGATgcgctggagctgctgctggagctgttGGACACTCAAGTCATCAACGAT GTCGCCTCCACCCAAACGGACAGCAAACTGTTTGCGGTGAAGTACAACTGCTACCGCAACATTGGGCTGATCTACGAAGAGCAGGGCAACGACCGGCTCGCCATCGAGTTTCTCATGAAGGCGATGGATCTCGACGAGACGGATGTGTACACCATGTCCCGGCTGGCGCGCATGGCACTGAAGACGGGCCATCTGCAGATATCGAAGCTGTACTTCGAAAAGTGTCTCAAGCGCAACCCAAATCACTGGCCCAGCATGGAGGGGCTGCTGCGCGTGTTTTGCAGCGCCTCGAACGTGGTGGAAGCGTACGGATGGGCCAGCCAGTGCCATCGGAAGGATGGCCGCAACAAGCTGTACGTGGATGTGCTGCGAGCGATCAGGGAACGGTTTAAATCCACCCTCCCATATCTGGATACCGTGTTCACCGTGCCACCGGTGTTTGATTTCACCGAGGCGGAGAAACAACGACCACTGGCCCGTGCTTTGGAAACGTTCGATGAGCTGTTCAAACCATGCCACCCGGCAGAGGAGCCGGTGGACATTACCGCCATGCCGGAGACGCTTAAAAATGTGCTGAAAATCGATGATCTCAGTTTCGAAACGATCGGCAATGCGTTGGTGCAGGTGAACTGTCTAATGGAGGAGCTCGATCTG aaatgtgtttttatggTTGACACGGACGCACTGTTCTGCGAACATCGGAAGGAGCAACCGGAACCTATGGAAGATGATGTGGAAATGGCACCGCTACCGACCGAATCTGCCACTGATGTATCAACTGCAAAGGACGACAATCGAATGGAAACGGAAGAGGATGAATTGTGTG AAGAAGCAAACGATGCGAATGGTGCCGGGGGTGCAGTGAAAAGTAACGATGAAACCAATGGCAATGGTACATCGGCTGCTGATAGTgctgattccggagtcg ATGCCAACGAGCAGGCCAAAAACAAGGCACGGCGACGGGGCTCGGAGCTAAAAATTCTGGAGCAATGGGGATGGCACAAAAATCGCCGCTCGACCCGAAAGAAGAGCGTACAGGAGGTGAATGATCCGGTCGACGCTACGGTGGACTCATTCTTCAAACAGGCCGTGAAGCAACACCTTTC GGAGGAACTACAATTCAAAGATTCGCCTTTCACGGtggaagaggaaaaggagCTAAAAAGGGTAACGGTAAACAAGCAGGAGGAAGGAAATCGAACCGGCTCACCTAAAGAACATGTCCAACAGATTACTACACAGCTGGACTTTTGCAGTGAATGTGATTTGCATAACTTTATCGCCGAAATGAAG AAAAACGACATCGACGTGTACGCGTTAATGTACGGATTTTTAGCTCACGTTTCTAAATCTTGGGGTGTTGCGATGAAGCCAGAACTCCGCACACTGTACCTGAAGGTACACTCGTTCTTTGTGGAGTTTACCGATTACGATGCATGGAATCAACTGTCCGAGGAGCGGCTGGAAGTGATCTTTCAAATCACACTGTTTCATCTGGAACTGAAGCTTGATGCAGGGCTGGCAAAGTGTCGTGAGGAGGATACAAACAG TGTGTTTGATCAATTCGACGAGGAAGTATTCCATCGCTGCCGTTTCTATGTGGACAGTTTACCCAATCTGCAAATCGTGATGCTGTATCGCATTCGACTGCTGTGGATTGCCTACATTCTGGATTGCAGTATGCAAAAGTTTGATTTAGCTTTAGATAACCTTTATACG ATTCAAGAGCTCGTCGAATCGTCGGATGGTTCACGCGTAGAGTTGAGCTTTCCAAATCAGAAGGCAAACAcgcgcatcagcagcagctcggtcCGTGAGCTGATCGGCGAAACTGAACGGAAGCTACGCATCGAGCGCGTTAAGCGTCACTACGATGCCGGGGAACATGAGCAGGTGGTTGATATCTTGAAGGATACCTTACGCTACTACACATCGGTTGGCAATCCAAATGAAACGATTCTTAGCCTTACCATTCAAATGCAAATGCTGCTGGAATCGCTCTGGAATATGGCGGAAATGGAG GAATGTTTCCTCTGGTCGGAAAAATCGTTCACCTACTCTGTCCAGCAGTTTATTACTGCCCCGGTACAGCACGACAGCAAAATGTCGCGAATGTGGGCGAATAATATTAACTTTGCGCTGCTGTACATCGAGTCCATCATCAAGCAGGAAGGGGTGGTGATGA TTGATATACTGGGCAAAAATCTATCGCGTCTCCTTCAATCGTTGCATCGTTTGCTCACCCATCAGCTGGACCCGAGCGGCGAGAAGAACTACACCGCCCAGCTATGTCTCATCGAATGCTGGAGAGCGTGGATCGTTCTTTACTACATCTTGGAAAG ACAGGACGATATGGACAGTTCAGTTAAGCTAAATCGCACGCCGGCAATTGCCGATCAAAGTGGAGCGTTAGAATTGGAGCCAGAGCGTTTGTGCAATTCGATCATGATGTGTTTCGTTGCTCATGAGTTGCTCGGAAA GAAAAACTGGTGCTCCAAGGGCGACAGTGGATTGCTGTTTCACACACTCGACGTCGTGGTACCCAAAATTCGTTCACCAATGCTGGAACCTTTCCGCGAGATTTTAAACGAATATCTCGAACAGGTGACGTACTGCCTGTACGGATATCCGCAAAAAAGACCTCGGCTCCGGCACATACAAGATCACTGCGCTGCACAGGTATCGCTTACCTGGGAGCGAGCTATTCAGCTGTTTGATCTCTATCGACCCGACCGGCTGCCCGATTTTAATTCCTACAA GCTGGAATCGATCTCAACCGACATGGAAGCGCTGCTCCAGCGCATCATTCTGCTGATACCGAGCGATATCAATATGATGAAACTGTCCCGGCCCATATCGGAGTTCATCGATGGCAAGGGCAACACGCTGCCCGAGGGCGCGAACATTTTGCAGAGCGAAGTAAAGCCAATCTTCTATCTGCTGGCTGATTTCTACTTCAAAACTCAGGACTTTACCCGTGCGATCAAGTACTACGTGATGGATCTGGCCCTGGAACCAGCACGGTTCGATTCCTGGGCAGGCATATCGCTGTCCAAGGCGAGCAAAattgaaacgaagctcaactCAACGGAAGTAATACC ATTGCAGGAATTTCTAGACGAAACTGACAACGGGATGAAGTGTTTCGATCAGTGCCTGCAGCTGAACGAAGAAGACTCGCAGCTGTGGATCGAGTACGGTTCCTTCGCGTACAACATTCATTCGTTCTGTTCCCGCAGCCTCAAGCTGCTGAGTGACACACTGTCCATGGAAAG CTTCGCGCTGGTAGAAACGCACAAGGAGCGCTGTCTCGATATAGCATTCACGTGCTTCAATAAGGTAAGCCTGATCAAGCTGTGCGCGGCCGGAGACGGCATCgatgaacagcagcagctgcaaccgAACCAGGACAATGGCCCGACCCACGAGGACGAAATCTGGCTGCATCACTACATGCTGGGCAAGATAgcggaaaagaagaaggaacacCCGGCCGTCTATCTGACCCACTACCTCAAGTCGGCCAAATATCTGTACGAGTGTAATGCGACCTATCCGATCAAGATCAATCACAGCAGCCCGTCCCAGCTGGCGATCGAAGCGCTGGAGATATTTTACCGCATCAACGCGGCCATCATGAAGTACGTGGAGCAGCACTCGCCGATAAACAAGAAAACGTCGCGACTGTTTCTGCGCACGCTGAAGGAGCTGTCCACCAGTCCGTTCGCGGTGAATCGTGCCAAAATTAACGAAACCATGCTCAAGCGAAAGATCTCGCCAAACGGTGGCAATGCGGGAGGACCGGTCGAAATGGACGTTTCGGTTGCATCGCCAAAGGTGGGCAAGTCGggtgaaacaacaacagcagcagtgcaaCCCGATGGGGCATCGAACGCGCCTACAACAGTCGAGGAAGGTGACAAAGCACCGATGCAACAGGCGGGTGGTACTACTCCAACGCTAAACAGTCCGAAACCGGTCGAAACACAACCGGCAACGGATGATGTGCTAGTGTTGGAAGATGAAAATGTACCTTCACCAGCCACCACTGGTGCGAATCCGCCTCCTCCAGCGGGCCGCGTGCTCGAACACATCCGGGTGGAGGAGCTGAAACAGCTGGGCGATCCGCAAAACCCGTCACTGCGCCGCGGTTCGCAGGAAAGCGCAATTACGTCCACAACGACCACCACTACGACCACGACTAGCACGTCCTCGTCGAGCAGCGATTCGTCCGACAGTGATACGGATTCGTCGTCCGACTCGGACAGTGATAGCACCTCGACGGATGATGAGCTTATT AACCAACAGACGATCAGCCCCGCCCAGAGGGATACCATCTTCAAGCTGTGCATTAAAAACCTGGAAGAGTGCATAACGCGCTTCCCCGAGCACTACAAATCGATGTACCGGCTCATACATCATTTCATGCATGCGCCCGGTGCGACCAAGTCGTTCGAAAGTGCCCgccagctgctgctcggcaCGTATCGTACCACGCTCGGCAATCAAATACCTGGGCTGTTTACCGAACGGAAGACGACCAACTTTTTCAAT GGTTTGTGGCGTATTCCTGCATCGGATATCGATCGGCCGGGTAACTTTGCCTCACACATCTCGAAATGCGTTATCGTGCTGATGGAAACGTTGAAAGAATTTTCCGAGCATGAAGTGCTGCTGGAGTTGGCACTTCAATTGCAGCGCACACCGGAACCGGACAA gaaatatttaaatgaCTTTGAGCGGAAAGAGTTGGTCCAGCAGGCGATACTGTTCTGTGTGCAGGTGTATCGCAGCATATTGAAGAAAGCGTCCGACGGGCACAACGATGCCGAGCTGCTCTCGCTAATGGTCGACGTGTACAAGGCGTACCGGAAGATCATCAAGCACATGCAGTCCAAGGAGCCGCTGTTTGCGACGGTACTGATCGACGCGTACCGAGCGTtcattagcgacaagggcctgAAACTGCCGGACAATGCCAGCCTGCTCGATTTGGCCGTAAAGCTCTGCACGTACGAAATCAACTACCGAAAGACGCAggaaaagcagcaaaatgcgGCCAGTGGCACAGGTGCAGGCGGAGCGGGTACTTCAAGCAATGGTGGCAATGGTTCGAAGCAGATGCTCACCAGTGGCGAACTTCCTGCAACAATGATCGTACCAATGCAGCCCATATCTGCG AATTTTATTCCCGGGCTGACGAAACAGAACAGACGCTTGGGTGGGACCAAATCCAGTGCGGTCAACCCTTCGCTGCCCGCAGCAGCATCCTCCATCGCTACATCGTCGACCGTGGAACAGACGGTTGTTCAGCAGCAGGGCTATTCCGGACCATCAGGCCAATACGCTCGAACCAGCGTGTCCAGCATGATGTCGGAGCTTTCGTCCCGTGTGACCATCACACCAATCATGCACGATGCCGCAGCAACCTCGACCGCCGGTGCCAGTGGCTCGAAAATCACCTCCTCCGCTGCCAGCACAATGCCGACGATGGGAGGCGCGTCAACGACCACCACAACGAAATCGATGGCATTCTCCGCAACGTCCCCGAACGAACTGCTCCTACCGATGCCGACCGGTTCGGCTGCTCCGTTGCCAGCGGTCAGTGCACTAGCGCAACAATTGCCTGCTTCATCGTCGACCACCAATCCTGCCGCCCTGTTTCAACAGTATCTTAAGCTCTTCAGTACAATCCCAAACATCGCATCACTCGGTACCAATCCAATGATGACTGCCGCCCTGAACGAGTATTTGA CTACGTTGAAGATGCAAAAACAGGCGGTGTCGATGTCCCCCAATACCGATCGGAGCACTTCCACGCCCTCTCCACTGCCTCTATTGCCGGCCGGGCTGCAGAAAGGAATGGTTGGAAAGGATTATCAACCGCCAACAGCTGGTGGAAGTAAAAAGGCTTCCGGTGGTAAATCAGCTGCCAGCAGTACGATCACTTCCATTAACCTCGATCAActgccacagcagcagcagcagcaccagccgcaccagcagcaccagcttgCCACCATTACGCTCACTCCGATGTCCACGCTGACGGGCACACTGCCAACGAAGAAAGATGCACGCGTGTCCTCACCGTTCGGTAGCGCGTCGCAGCGCGTTTCCTCACCATCGCCGATCCTTACCATTACCCCATCGGAGGGACCTATACCGGCACGGCACAAGGAGCCGGCGGGAAGCCGCAAAACGAAGGGCAAGGGTAAAGCGGGTAACGCCGCGGGCCAACAGTCGCGCCCGACACCGTACAGCAGACCGGTGCACTCGCATCAAGCCGCCATCTCGCAGCTCGGCGTGCCCGGCCTGTCGATCGAGCCCGTCCTCGTACAACCTCCAATGGCAGGCGGCAGTAAACCAGCCACCGGAGCGAACGTCAACCGAACGGATAAAACGCTCCCCGCCGCCGCCGGGCTGGGTGTCGGGGCCGGATCCTTGCCAAAGGATTTGCTAGCGTCCTATGCGGAGCTGCTGCAAAAGTATCCCACCATGGCACGCTCGCTGCTGATGAGCATGAAGGGCGGTGACCGTACCACGCAGCAAACGGcaacgggtggtggtggtggtggcggtggccggAAGCAATCGGCAAAGCAATCGAACAAAGCCTCCAGCACCAATACGATGGCGATGCAGGCCGCAATGGTGAgtatggcagcagcagcaggtacTGGAGCTGGTGGTGGATCCGGTCCGGTTGGTCCAGCAGGAGGCAGTCGTTTCACTGCTAGTCCCACCACCACGACGGGCGGCATGCCAAGAATCAGTGCAACGATCACACCAGTAGCGTCGGGAGCATTCCAAGCCGACGGTTACAGCAGAGGGGCGAAGTCGGCGATCGGTAGCGGCAGTGGTAGTGCTGGAAGATCCTCTCCGTCGATGGCGGCGCATACAATGGGCGTTGG GCCCAGCCAGCAGCAAGCGAAAACTTTACAGCAAAAGCTAGCCGAGCGACAAAAGGCGAACAAAGCGCGCGAAAGTGAAGGTGCCACCGGTCCGAAGCAGGGTCCCCCATCGTCCAACACCAAACCCAAGCCGATGGATGATCCGGACGACGTGATCGTGCTGGAATGA
- the LOC120896802 gene encoding toll-interacting protein-like yields the protein MEEVTPRSNEHWKRAYLGPLPDEFLRVTTAQDIQEVSDRQAALALQSYHNTYTPHMAPNFVGRLSITIAQAKLVKNYGITRMDPYVRLRVGHFVYETQTAPNGGRNPRWNRVIHCQLPAGVDTIALEIYDECNFSMDELIAWAEIRIPQSVLRGETHEDWYPLSGKQGEGLEGSLDMVMSFNNMVVQPRMIQTNAPVVLVPNVATGTPMPVFVAPNQPQVARPPPPVLTDDDLTRIHEMFPQVDKEVIKSVAVANNQDRDAVINALLQMSS from the exons GCTTATCTTGGACCGCTGCCGGATGAGTTTTTGCGTGTTACGACAGCGCAAGACATTCAGGAGGTATCGGACAGGCAGGCCGCACTTGCCCTTCAAAGTTACCACAATACGTACACGCCCCATATG GCGCCGAACTTTGTCGGACGCCTGAGCATCACCATCGCGCAGGCGAAGCTGGTGAAAAACTACGGCATCACCCGGATGGATCCGTACGTGCGTCTGCGGGTGGGCCACTTTGTGTACGAAACGCAGACGGCACCGAACGGTGGTCGCAATCCACGCTGGAATCGGGTCATACACTGTCAGCTGCCGGCCGGCGTCGACACGATTGCGCTCGAGATCTACGACGAGTGTAACTTTTCGATGGACGAGTTGATTGCCTGGGCCGAAATTCGTATCCCCCAGTCGGTGCTGAGGGGCGAAACACACGAAGACTGGTATCCGCTGAGCGGTAAGCAGGGCGAAGGGCTGGAAGGTAGCCTCGACATGGTGATGAGCTTTAAT AACATGGTCGTCCAACCGCGCATGATACAGACCAATGCACCGGTCGTATTGGTACCGAATGTGGCCACCGGTACTCCGATGCCCGTGTTCGTTGCACCGAACCAGCCGCAGGTAGCCCGGCCACCGCCTCCAGTGCTGACGGACGACGATCTGACGCGCATACACGAGATGTTCCCGCAGGTCGACAAGGAAGTGATCAAATCGGTCGCCGTGGCCAACAATCAAGACCGCGATGCAGTGATTAATGCCCTGCTGCAGATGAGCAGCTAG